A genomic stretch from Oreochromis niloticus isolate F11D_XX linkage group LG11, O_niloticus_UMD_NMBU, whole genome shotgun sequence includes:
- the LOC109204056 gene encoding putative nuclease HARBI1 gives MACPFLEEPVDVEAQILRRALRRERVIRACLDILSCPDDFLCERYRFSAQSIIYLNNILRPYIAHVTHRGHSLSSVHIMCIALRFFANGSFLYNIGDAEHVSKATVCRAVRNVTVALKRLLYSFVVFPGHRPTRFIKEGFHKIAGFPGVIGCIDGTHMPIIAPSVNEGDYVNRKSFHSINVQIICDAANIITNVEAKWPGSVHDSRIFRECTLSTKFGHGEFTGYLLGDRGYPCLPYLLTPYPDPEPGPQQRYNLAHCRTKARVEMTIGMLKPRFQCLQRLRVTPERACDIIVACVILHNIATIRGEHCPSEPNISSDPNHEHPDPPTDIQDGRAVRDTICHNHFL, from the exons ATGGCGTGCCCCTTCCTTGAAGAGCCAGTAGATGTTGAAGCCCAAATTCTCCGCAGAGCTCTCCGCCGGGAGAGAGTGATCAGAGCGTgtttggacattttatcatgtcctgatgattttctgtgtgaacgTTACCGTTTTTCAGCACAATCTATAATATATTTGAATAACATCCTCAGGCCTTATATTGCTCATGTGACACATCGCGGACATTCTCTCAGTTCTGTACATATTATGTGTATTGCACTTCGTTTTTTTGCAAACGGGAGCTTTCTGTATAATATTGGTGACGCTGAGCACGTTTCCAAGGCTACCGTCTGTCGGGCAGTCAGGAATGTTACAGTTGCACTGAAACGTCTCCTGTACTCGTTTGTGGTGTTCCCCGGTCATAGACCCACAAGATTTATCAAAGAGGGATTCCACAAAATTGCAG ggttCCCAGGCGTGATTGGCTGTATAGATGGCACTCACATGCCAATCATTGCTCCCTCAGTAAATGAAGGAGACTATGTGAACAGGAAGTCTTTCCACAGCATTAATGTACAG ATCATATGTGATGCTGCCAACATTATCACAAATGTGGAAGCCAAGTGGCCAGGCTCTGTTCATGACTCACGAATTTTTCGTGAATGTACACTGAGCACAAAATTTGGACATG GAGAGTTCACTGGCTACTTGCTTGGTGATAGGGGGTATCCATGTTTACCCTATTTGCTTACCCCTTACCCTGACCCTGAACCGGGCCCACAGCAGCGATATAATCTGGCTCATTGCAGGACAAAAGCCAGAGTTGAAATGACTATCGGAATGCTTAAGCCCCGGTTCCAGTGCCTTCAAAGACTCAGGGTCACCCCAGAAAGGGCATGTGACATTATTGTGGCATGTGTGATTCTTCACAACATTGCCACAATTAGAGGAGAACACTGTCCTTCTGAACCAAACATCAGCAGTGATCCAAACCATGAACATCCTGACCCTCCCACGGACATACAAGATGGAAGAGCAGTCAGAGACACCATATGTCACAATCATTTCCTTTGA